The following coding sequences are from one Mustela lutreola isolate mMusLut2 chromosome 5, mMusLut2.pri, whole genome shotgun sequence window:
- the LOC131831252 gene encoding olfactory receptor 2G3 — MERANDSSLMGFILLGFSDHPHLEAALFVFVLFFYLLTLVGNFAIIIISYLDPLLHTPMYFFLSNLSLLDLCFTTSLAPQTLVNLRGPEKTITYGGCVVQLYISLALGSTECILLAIMALDRYIAICKPLHYVSIMNPRLCQQLASISWLSGLANSLIHATFTLQLPLCGNHRLDHFICEVPALLKLACVDTTVNELVLFVVSVLFLLVPPALILISYGFISQAVLKIKSVEARHKAFSTCSSHLTVVIIFYGTIIYMYLQPSNSYTQDQGKFISLFYTMVTPTLNPIIYTLRNKDMKVALKTLLSKKKMCSLQT, encoded by the coding sequence ATGGAAAGGGCCAATGACAGTTCCCTGATGGGTTTCATCCTTCTAGGCTTCTCAGACCACCCTCACCTGGAGGCTGCACTCtttgtatttgtcctttttttctacCTTCTGACGCTTGTGGGGAACTTCGCCATCATCATTATCTCATACCTGGATCCTCTTCTCCACACCCCTATGTACTTTTTCCTCAGCAACCTCTCACTGCTGGACCTCTGCTTCACCACTAGCCTCGCACCTCAGACCCTAGTTAACCTGCGAGGTCCAGAGAAGACTATCACTTATGGTGGTTGTGTGGTGCAACTCTATATTTCTTTAGCACTGGGCTCCACTGAGTGTATCCTTCTGGCTATAATGGCTTTGGATCGCTACATTGCTATCTGCAAGCCTCTTCACTATGTGTCTATCATGAACCCACGGCTATGCCAACAGCTAGCATCCATctcctggctcagtggtttggctAATTCCCTGATCCATGCTACTTTTACCTTACAATTGCCTCTTTGTGGCAACCATAGACTTGATCATTTTATTTGTGAAGTACCAGCTCTTCTCAAATTGGCTTGTGTGGACACCACTGTCAATGAGTTGGTACTTTTTGTGGTTAGTGTCCTGTTTCTTCTAGTTCCCCCAGCACTCATTCTTATCTCCTATGGCTTCATTAGTCAAGCTGTGCTGAAGATAAAGTCAGTGGAAGCAAGGCACAAAGCCTTTAGCACTTGCTCCTCCCACCTTACAGTGGTAATTATTTTCTATGGCACCATAATCTACATGTACCTTCAACCAAGTAACAGCTATACTCAGGACCAAGGCAAGTTTATCTCCCTCTTCTATACCATGGTGACCCCAACCTTAAATCCTATTATCTACACTTTAAGGAACAAGGACATGAAAGTAGCTCTGAAAAcacttctgtcaaaaaaaaaaatgtgctcccTACAAACATGA
- the LOC131831251 gene encoding olfactory receptor 2G2-like has translation MWWTNDSTLPGFILVGFSDRPQLELVLFGIIFFLYLMTLLGNTTIILISLLDSKLRTPMYFFLSHLSFLDLCFTSSIIPQLLVNLSGSDKSITYGGCVVQLYVSLALGSTECVLLAVMSYDRYIAICHPLHYAFSMRPGLCHILASVAWLSGVATTLIQSTLTLQLPFCGHRQVDHFFCEVPVLIKLACVDTTFNQAELFVASVLFLVVPLSLILISYWRIALAVLKIKSAIGRHKAFGTCSSHLMVVIIFYGTIIFMYLQPAKSRSKDQGKFVSLFYTVVTPILNPLIYTLRNKEVKAALKKILGRILT, from the coding sequence ATGTGGTGGACTAATGATAGCACACTCCCTGGGTTCATTTTGGTAGGCTTCTCTGACCGGCCTCAGTTAGAGCTGGTTCTCTttgggataattttttttctttacctgatGACACTCCTAGGCAATACCACTATCATCCTAATATCCCTCTTGGACTCTAAACTGCGCACTcccatgtacttttttctttcccatctctcCTTCCTCGACCTCTGCTTCACCAGCAGCATTATTCCTCAGCTTCTAGTCAACCTGAGTGGTTCAGATAAGTCCATCACTTATGGTGGCTGTGTGGTTCAGCTCTATGTCTCTCTTGCCCTGGGATCCACAGAGTGTGTCCTCCTGGCTGTGATGTCCTATGATCGCTACATTGCCATCTGCCATCCTCTACATTATGCCTTTTCCATGCGCCCTGGACTCTGTCACATCCTGGCATCTGTggcgtggctcagtggggtggCCACCACCCTCATACAGTCCACTCTCACCCTGCAGCTGCCTTTCTGTGGGCATCGCCAAGTGGATCATTTTTTCTGTGAGGTCCCTGTGCTCATCAAGTTGGCTTGTGTGGACACCACTTTCAACCAGGCAGAGCTCTTCGTAGCTAGTGTTTTATTCCTGGTGGTGCCTTTGTCACTCATCCTGATCTCCTATTGGCGCATTGCCCTAGCAGTTCTGAAGATCAAGTCAGCCATCGGACGGCACAAAGCATTTGggacctgctcctcccacctgaTGGTTGTCATAATCTTCTATGGAACCATCATCTTCATGTATCTGCAGCCAGCCAAGAGTAGATCAAAGGACCAGGGAaagtttgtttccctcttttaCACTGTGGTGACCCCCATACTTAACCCCCTCATCTACACCCTGAGAAACAAGGAAGTGAAGGCAGCACTGAAAAAAATTCTTGGGAGAATTTTGACTTAG